One part of the Thermococcus radiotolerans genome encodes these proteins:
- a CDS encoding molybdopterin-dependent oxidoreductase translates to MPFSVCTRDCYDTCSMVSELKNGKLSVRGNPEHPVTAGFLCPKGALLPRWFHAEDRLKRPLVRTGERGSGSFRETNWEEAIELVARKLRKTIEEHGSESVLVYQYAGDRGVVNYAFPLRLFHYLNTSMLDHGICDRAGQEALRDVYGTAVGMNPEELKNQQLIVYWGINAFWTNLHGFMLARKYGLEIWTVDVVRTETAKRSDRFFQIRSDTDVLFALGVAKVIIEEGLYEEAFVRENVYGFEEFKNYVIKLDFDLVERETGVKRETIEEFARKFAEKGGVIHIGYGFQRSLAGGEAVRAIAILPALIGHRFGFIYDMKTIDKSYAEGAFLRTRPARRIPQIKLAEYIERGEIKFLYVYNSNPLASLPNQNRLRKALRESDVFVVTHDIFLTDTALYSDVVLPANTFFERLDIADSYYHRYIALNKPVARLHGKSNSEVTRLLARALGIDNPYLYESDEEVIRKILELNGLSWEELKARGFIKAPKKPRTWETPSGKIEFYSQRAVGRGLSPVPEYRKFEGKYPLRLLTPTYRMTITSQYHNTHGMIDPNLYINPSDAKERDIEDGDTVKVFNDNGSIRTEARLTEDVPRGIVVLYKAFWARLLGWNANFLTGDETAEKYGNGSAYHSTWVEVKKV, encoded by the coding sequence ATGCCTTTCTCAGTCTGCACCCGCGACTGCTACGACACATGCTCGATGGTGAGCGAGCTTAAAAACGGGAAACTAAGCGTTCGCGGCAATCCGGAGCACCCCGTAACGGCCGGCTTTCTCTGCCCGAAGGGCGCACTTCTCCCCCGATGGTTCCACGCTGAGGATAGGCTCAAAAGGCCGCTCGTTAGGACGGGGGAGAGGGGAAGCGGGAGCTTCAGGGAGACAAACTGGGAGGAAGCCATTGAACTCGTTGCCAGGAAACTGAGGAAGACGATTGAAGAACACGGAAGCGAAAGCGTCCTGGTCTATCAATACGCCGGTGACAGGGGCGTTGTGAATTACGCCTTTCCGCTGAGGCTCTTTCACTACCTGAACACATCGATGCTCGACCATGGCATCTGCGACAGGGCCGGCCAGGAGGCTTTGAGGGACGTCTACGGAACGGCAGTCGGAATGAATCCCGAGGAGCTCAAAAACCAGCAGTTGATAGTTTACTGGGGAATAAACGCCTTCTGGACGAACCTGCACGGTTTCATGCTGGCGAGGAAATACGGTCTTGAAATCTGGACGGTTGACGTCGTCAGAACCGAAACGGCCAAGCGCTCCGACAGGTTCTTCCAGATAAGGTCCGACACCGACGTTCTCTTTGCCCTTGGAGTTGCGAAGGTTATAATCGAGGAAGGGCTCTATGAGGAAGCTTTCGTCCGCGAGAACGTTTATGGTTTTGAAGAATTCAAGAATTATGTAATTAAACTGGACTTCGACCTCGTGGAGCGCGAGACCGGAGTGAAGCGCGAGACGATTGAGGAGTTCGCGAGGAAGTTCGCCGAGAAGGGGGGAGTAATCCACATAGGCTACGGCTTTCAGCGCTCCCTGGCGGGCGGTGAGGCCGTGAGGGCAATAGCCATCCTTCCGGCCCTAATAGGTCACCGCTTCGGCTTCATCTACGACATGAAAACCATAGACAAAAGCTACGCCGAGGGAGCCTTCCTACGGACCAGGCCGGCCAGAAGAATCCCCCAGATAAAGCTTGCCGAATACATCGAGCGGGGCGAGATAAAGTTCCTCTACGTCTACAACTCCAATCCCCTCGCGAGCCTGCCGAACCAGAACCGGTTGAGGAAGGCTTTGAGGGAGAGCGACGTTTTCGTGGTCACACATGATATCTTCCTCACCGACACGGCTCTGTACTCGGACGTTGTCCTCCCGGCGAACACCTTTTTCGAGCGCCTTGACATAGCAGACAGCTATTACCACCGTTACATAGCTCTAAACAAGCCGGTCGCGAGGCTTCACGGAAAGAGCAACAGCGAAGTTACGCGGCTCCTCGCGAGGGCACTCGGGATTGACAACCCCTACCTCTACGAGAGCGACGAGGAAGTGATAAGGAAAATCCTCGAACTCAACGGGTTGAGCTGGGAAGAGTTAAAGGCCAGAGGCTTCATCAAAGCCCCGAAAAAGCCGAGAACGTGGGAAACGCCGAGCGGAAAGATCGAGTTCTACTCCCAGCGGGCTGTTGGAAGGGGCCTAAGCCCGGTTCCCGAGTACAGAAAGTTCGAGGGGAAGTATCCACTCCGGCTCCTCACGCCGACCTACCGGATGACGATAACGAGCCAGTACCATAACACACATGGAATGATCGACCCGAACCTCTACATCAACCCCTCTGATGCCAAAGAGAGAGACATTGAAGACGGAGATACCGTCAAGGTCTTCAACGACAACGGGAGCATCAGAACGGAGGCCAGGCTCACGGAGGACGTTCCGCGGGGGATCGTGGTGCTTTACAAGGCATTCTGGGCTAGACTCCTCGGCTGGAACGCGAACTTTCTGACGGGAGATGAAACCGCCGAAAAGTATGGGAACGGCTCTGCATACCATTCAACATGGGTCGAAGTTAAGAAAGTTTGA
- a CDS encoding DNA replication complex subunit Gins51: MDIVKLRELLEAELSSPELTELDEEFYEEFDSLIKALKLSAESSRERGEDVEERLYLAQLGIAEKLMREIIKIRLHKIVDLAVEGVPYGLTSEERRIFTILRAFIEREEIPVEVPEETVEVSEEVPEREAPKKRVPREAYIIKVDLPKILDPELREYGPFRAGDLVVIPRSLGKVLVERDAAERIRIAP, encoded by the coding sequence GTGGACATCGTCAAGCTCAGGGAACTGCTTGAGGCGGAGCTTTCCTCGCCGGAACTGACGGAACTAGATGAAGAATTCTACGAGGAGTTCGACAGCCTCATTAAAGCACTTAAGCTCAGTGCAGAGAGCTCTCGTGAGAGGGGCGAGGACGTTGAGGAGCGCCTTTACCTCGCCCAGCTGGGCATAGCGGAAAAGCTCATGCGTGAGATAATCAAAATCAGGCTCCATAAAATCGTTGACCTCGCCGTTGAGGGCGTCCCCTACGGCCTGACCTCAGAGGAGAGGCGGATTTTCACGATACTCAGGGCGTTCATAGAGCGTGAGGAGATTCCAGTCGAGGTTCCCGAGGAGACCGTCGAGGTGAGTGAGGAGGTTCCAGAGAGGGAGGCCCCAAAAAAGAGGGTTCCGCGGGAGGCCTACATAATCAAGGTTGACCTGCCGAAGATACTCGACCCCGAGCTGAGGGAATACGGGCCGTTCAGGGCGGGCGACCTCGTCGTCATCCCCCGGAGCCTCGGGAAGGTTCTCGTCGAGAGGGACGCGGCCGAGAGGATAAGGATCGCCCCGTGA
- a CDS encoding DNA polymerase sliding clamp: MPFEIVFDGAKDFADLIATASNLIDEAAFKITEEGIGMRAMDPSRVVLIDLNLPESIFSKYEVEEEETIGINMDHFKKILKRGKNKDTLILKKGDENFLEVIFEGTAKRTFKLPLIEVEELELDLPELPFTAKVVVLGEVLKEAVKDASLVSDALKFIASENEFIMRAEGETNEVEIKLTLEDEGLLDLEVEEDTKSAYGISYLADMIKGIGKADEVIIRFGNEMPLQMEYPIRDEGKLIFLLAPRVED, from the coding sequence ATGCCGTTCGAGATAGTTTTTGATGGTGCCAAGGATTTCGCCGATCTTATAGCCACCGCAAGCAACCTCATAGACGAGGCCGCCTTCAAGATAACCGAGGAAGGAATTGGGATGCGTGCTATGGACCCGAGCAGGGTCGTTCTCATCGACCTCAATCTCCCGGAGAGCATCTTCTCCAAGTACGAGGTGGAGGAAGAGGAAACCATCGGAATCAACATGGACCACTTCAAGAAGATACTCAAGCGTGGCAAGAACAAGGACACGCTCATCCTCAAGAAGGGTGACGAGAACTTCCTTGAGGTCATCTTCGAGGGCACCGCCAAGAGAACCTTCAAGCTCCCGCTCATCGAGGTGGAGGAGCTCGAGCTCGACCTTCCGGAGCTCCCGTTCACTGCCAAGGTCGTCGTCCTCGGCGAGGTCCTCAAGGAGGCCGTTAAAGATGCTTCCCTCGTCAGCGACGCCCTCAAGTTCATAGCCAGCGAGAACGAGTTCATAATGCGCGCCGAGGGCGAAACGAACGAGGTCGAGATAAAGCTCACCCTTGAGGATGAGGGACTTCTCGACCTCGAGGTTGAGGAGGACACCAAGAGCGCCTACGGAATCAGCTACCTCGCGGACATGATAAAGGGCATCGGCAAGGCCGACGAAGTGATAATCCGCTTCGGCAACGAGATGCCCCTCCAGATGGAGTACCCGATAAGGGACGAGGGCAAGCTGATATTCCTCCTCGCTCCGCGCGTCGAGGACTGA
- a CDS encoding transcription factor S, with amino-acid sequence MKFCPKCGNLMLPDRKRKVWVCRSCGYEEPFDEQKDREKTVIKQKVEHKPDEGIIVVEQDVKTLPTTKITCPKCGNDTAYWWELQTRAGDEPSTIFYKCTKCGYVWRSYE; translated from the coding sequence ATGAAGTTCTGTCCAAAGTGCGGTAACCTCATGCTTCCGGACAGGAAACGGAAGGTCTGGGTCTGCCGCTCATGTGGTTACGAGGAGCCCTTCGACGAGCAGAAGGACAGGGAGAAGACAGTCATAAAGCAGAAGGTCGAACACAAGCCGGACGAGGGAATCATCGTCGTTGAGCAGGACGTCAAGACCCTGCCGACGACGAAGATCACCTGTCCGAAGTGCGGCAACGACACGGCCTACTGGTGGGAGCTCCAGACGAGGGCCGGCGATGAGCCGAGCACGATATTCTACAAGTGCACCAAGTGCGGCTATGTCTGGAGGTCGTACGAGTGA
- a CDS encoding immunoglobulin-like domain-containing protein, which produces MRWKRNAGIVLLILLLWNLTGPHFMISLDKRTYSAGEEPELTISNVGLTPIYFGQGYLLYRWENGSWVGVRTPFIFFDILYDLPPFHSWRQSVALKYLPENESPGEPIPYPYPDLPPGRYRLVKRICGLPLGCRNASVEFEITG; this is translated from the coding sequence ATGAGGTGGAAGAGGAACGCCGGAATCGTCCTCCTGATACTCCTCCTCTGGAACCTGACCGGGCCGCACTTCATGATAAGCCTCGATAAGCGCACGTATTCAGCCGGGGAAGAGCCGGAACTGACGATAAGTAACGTCGGTTTAACGCCCATCTACTTCGGCCAGGGCTACCTCCTCTACCGGTGGGAGAACGGGAGCTGGGTTGGAGTAAGAACCCCGTTTATCTTTTTTGACATACTCTACGACCTGCCGCCATTCCATTCCTGGAGGCAGAGTGTTGCCCTGAAATACCTGCCGGAAAACGAATCCCCTGGAGAGCCCATTCCCTACCCCTATCCGGACCTTCCTCCAGGGAGATACAGGCTCGTAAAGAGAATCTGCGGCCTGCCCCTCGGCTGCAGGAACGCGAGCGTAGAGTTTGAGATAACCGGCTGA
- a CDS encoding immunoglobulin-like domain-containing protein: MNRTLVVFAVFVLLLGILYVGTRETAKNTHSDAGTALMRLDKGTYRVGEDLTLTIINTGSETLLVGASYRLYRLEDDKWEEISPGFTFTMIGYTIPPGGNWTQRIPLVILVKGKSAFGTLEPIPPGKYRIEKTVIIDRGRCGGRSDEIRLSAEFEVVG, encoded by the coding sequence GTGAATCGGACCCTGGTCGTTTTCGCCGTCTTCGTTCTCCTTCTTGGAATTCTTTATGTTGGAACACGTGAGACAGCCAAAAACACACATTCCGATGCCGGAACCGCCCTCATGAGGCTCGACAAAGGTACATATCGCGTGGGTGAGGACCTCACCCTCACGATAATCAACACCGGGAGCGAGACCTTACTCGTGGGTGCCTCGTACAGGCTCTACCGGCTCGAGGATGACAAGTGGGAGGAAATCTCTCCGGGCTTCACGTTCACGATGATCGGTTACACTATACCGCCCGGCGGCAACTGGACTCAGAGGATACCGCTGGTTATCCTCGTGAAGGGAAAGAGTGCCTTTGGAACCCTCGAGCCCATCCCTCCAGGGAAGTACCGGATAGAGAAAACCGTCATCATCGACAGAGGGCGCTGCGGGGGCAGGAGTGACGAGATAAGGCTCTCAGCCGAGTTTGAGGTGGTTGGATGA
- a CDS encoding immunoglobulin-like domain-containing protein, whose translation MRKSIPVLLLILLIPAGYYITSYWGGSSNGSSDGKNITHAPTGGCPIIENSTPECRPMNDFMKLDKTVYSPTDTMVISITNNGNANFTTGYHFKLYRLENGTWKEVPVNLAFIEVAVVIEPGKSWEQRVNLAHLNLKPGHYRIEKTVVVTDPVNKMSMGIEAWTEFDVRG comes from the coding sequence ATGAGGAAGAGTATTCCCGTTCTGCTGCTAATCCTGCTGATCCCTGCCGGCTATTACATCACTTCATACTGGGGCGGCTCATCCAACGGCTCCTCCGACGGGAAGAACATCACTCACGCTCCTACCGGAGGCTGCCCGATAATCGAGAACTCCACACCGGAATGCCGGCCGATGAACGACTTCATGAAGCTCGACAAGACCGTCTACTCCCCAACCGACACAATGGTCATTTCGATAACCAACAACGGAAACGCCAACTTCACGACGGGCTACCATTTCAAGCTCTACAGGCTGGAGAACGGGACGTGGAAGGAGGTTCCCGTTAATCTGGCTTTCATTGAGGTTGCGGTCGTAATCGAGCCCGGGAAGAGCTGGGAGCAACGGGTGAACCTGGCCCACCTCAACCTCAAGCCGGGCCACTACAGGATAGAGAAAACCGTAGTGGTTACCGACCCGGTGAACAAGATGAGCATGGGGATTGAAGCGTGGACCGAGTTCGACGTGAGGGGCTGA
- the glyA gene encoding serine hydroxymethyltransferase: MADGYKDYRDRVLNFVEEHEKWRSHTINLIASENITSPSVTRAVASGFMHKYAEGWPRQRYYQGCKYVDEVELIGVELFTKLFQSDFADLRPISGTNANQAAFFGLTNAGDKAIVLHTSHGGHISHMSFGAAGMRGLDVHTWPFDNEEFNIDVDKAAQLIRELEPKIVVFGGSLFPFPHPVKELAPVAKEVGAYVMYDAAHVLGLIAGKQFQDPLREGADIITSSTHKTFPGPQGGVIIYKRFGETEEIARLQWAIFPGVLSNHHLHHMAGKVVTAAEMLEYGEKYAAQIVKNAKALAEAMAEEGFKVIGEDKGYTESHQVIVDVSDLHPAAGGWAAPLLEEAGIILNKNLLPWDPLEKVNEPSGLRIGVQEMTRVGMMEDDMKEIAHFIRRVLIDKEDPKKVERDVFYFRQNFQKVYYSFDYGLPLRE; the protein is encoded by the coding sequence ATGGCTGATGGATACAAAGACTATCGCGACAGGGTTCTGAATTTTGTTGAGGAGCACGAAAAGTGGAGGAGCCACACCATAAACCTCATCGCAAGTGAGAACATAACTTCCCCAAGTGTCACCCGCGCCGTTGCGAGCGGGTTCATGCATAAGTACGCCGAGGGCTGGCCGAGGCAGCGCTACTACCAGGGCTGCAAGTACGTTGACGAGGTTGAGCTCATCGGTGTCGAGCTGTTCACCAAGCTCTTCCAGAGTGATTTTGCTGACCTCAGACCGATTTCCGGAACCAACGCCAACCAGGCCGCTTTCTTCGGACTCACCAACGCTGGCGACAAGGCCATCGTTCTCCACACCAGCCACGGCGGCCACATAAGCCACATGTCCTTCGGTGCCGCCGGAATGAGGGGCCTTGACGTCCACACCTGGCCCTTCGACAACGAAGAGTTCAACATCGACGTTGACAAGGCCGCCCAGCTCATCCGCGAGCTCGAGCCCAAGATAGTCGTCTTCGGCGGCTCGCTCTTCCCGTTCCCGCACCCGGTCAAGGAGCTCGCCCCGGTCGCCAAGGAAGTTGGCGCCTACGTAATGTACGATGCAGCACACGTTCTCGGCCTCATCGCCGGAAAGCAGTTCCAGGACCCGCTCCGCGAGGGGGCAGACATAATCACCTCCTCGACCCACAAGACCTTCCCCGGACCCCAGGGTGGTGTCATAATCTACAAGAGGTTCGGAGAGACCGAGGAGATAGCCAGGCTCCAGTGGGCCATCTTCCCGGGTGTTCTGAGCAACCACCACCTCCACCACATGGCAGGAAAGGTGGTCACCGCCGCGGAGATGCTTGAGTACGGTGAGAAGTACGCTGCCCAGATCGTCAAGAACGCCAAGGCCCTGGCCGAGGCTATGGCCGAGGAGGGCTTCAAGGTCATCGGTGAGGACAAGGGCTACACCGAGAGCCACCAGGTCATCGTCGACGTCAGCGACCTTCATCCAGCGGCCGGCGGTTGGGCGGCTCCCCTCCTCGAGGAGGCCGGCATAATCCTCAACAAGAACCTCCTGCCCTGGGACCCGCTTGAGAAGGTCAACGAGCCGAGCGGCCTTCGCATAGGCGTCCAGGAGATGACCCGCGTTGGAATGATGGAGGACGACATGAAGGAGATCGCCCACTTCATCAGGCGCGTCCTCATAGACAAGGAGGACCCGAAGAAGGTCGAGCGCGACGTCTTCTACTTCAGGCAGAACTTCCAGAAGGTCTACTACTCCTTCGACTACGGACTCCCGCTCAGGGAGTGA
- a CDS encoding aromatic amino acid transport family protein, with product MPVTDGTPRRKVTTSHGRYYAERVALARRKKLRRKAALIQLMRKRKGVAAIRTSMIRVEKAHISKNEALAILVGTQIGAGVLGLPYAASKVGLVPAMAVLFGVMLLMLTTAFIVLKFSAEMGGAQMSTIANRTLGKAGGWLMYLSIFIMSFGALLAYIAGMGSVFASLFGVSDTVGAAIFWVLASFVVYRGLEASGKTELIMSYVMLALFIGVTLMLVPHAKLSNGLYTELGGILSITGVAIFALGCHTIIPDVYKGLGSYEETKKVIVLAFLIPTVIYAVFMAAFLLVFGRGTPEIATQGLELLYGHLGRIVGNLIPLLAITTSYIGIALAQQSNSEEFVRLDRKVAWALTVVPPAALYFAGIRNFADVLAFAGDTGDMLAFIVLPILMWLAAKLRR from the coding sequence ATGCCAGTGACCGATGGAACACCGAGGAGAAAGGTCACCACTTCACACGGGCGTTATTACGCCGAGAGGGTGGCACTCGCGAGGAGGAAGAAGCTCAGAAGGAAAGCCGCGCTGATTCAGCTCATGAGGAAGCGAAAGGGCGTCGCGGCGATAAGGACGAGCATGATACGGGTTGAAAAGGCCCACATCTCGAAGAACGAGGCGCTGGCAATACTGGTGGGAACCCAGATCGGCGCCGGAGTACTGGGCCTGCCGTACGCGGCTAGCAAAGTTGGCCTGGTTCCGGCAATGGCGGTTCTCTTCGGGGTCATGCTCCTCATGCTCACGACGGCGTTCATAGTGCTGAAGTTCTCCGCGGAGATGGGCGGGGCGCAGATGAGCACCATCGCCAACAGGACCCTCGGAAAGGCCGGCGGCTGGCTGATGTACCTGAGCATATTCATAATGAGCTTTGGGGCGCTTCTAGCGTACATAGCCGGAATGGGAAGCGTCTTCGCGAGCCTCTTCGGCGTCAGCGATACAGTGGGGGCGGCGATATTCTGGGTACTGGCTTCCTTCGTCGTCTACCGTGGGCTTGAGGCGAGCGGAAAGACCGAACTGATAATGAGCTACGTCATGCTGGCCCTCTTCATCGGTGTCACCCTGATGCTCGTTCCCCACGCGAAACTCAGCAACGGCCTCTACACGGAGCTGGGCGGAATACTGAGCATAACCGGCGTCGCCATCTTCGCTCTCGGCTGCCACACCATAATCCCCGACGTCTACAAGGGGCTTGGAAGCTACGAGGAGACCAAGAAGGTCATCGTGCTTGCCTTCCTCATCCCGACGGTCATCTACGCGGTCTTCATGGCGGCGTTCCTGCTCGTCTTCGGAAGGGGAACGCCTGAGATAGCCACGCAGGGGCTCGAACTGCTCTACGGCCACCTCGGCAGAATCGTCGGCAACCTCATCCCGCTCCTGGCAATAACCACGAGCTACATAGGCATCGCGCTTGCACAGCAGAGCAACAGCGAGGAGTTCGTGAGGCTTGACAGGAAGGTCGCCTGGGCGCTCACAGTGGTTCCACCGGCGGCTCTATACTTCGCGGGCATCAGGAACTTCGCCGATGTGCTGGCGTTCGCGGGCGACACTGGAGACATGCTGGCCTTCATAGTGCTCCCAATCCTGATGTGGCTAGCGGCGAAGCTCCGCCGCTGA
- the cobB gene encoding NAD-dependent protein deacetylase has product MIEEAAKLLARSRFAIAFTGAGISAESGVPTFRGFNGLWKKHRPEELATPEAFRRDPRLVWEFYKWRMDLIWKARPNRAHYALAELEEMGILKAVITQNVDDLHREAGTRNLVELHGNIFRVRCTSCGYGEYLKESGRLEEFLREKDLPKCPDCGSLLRPDVVWFGEPLPRSALDEAFRLAERADLVLVIGTSGVVYPAAYVPQIVKETGGKVIEINPEESGITPIADVFLRCPAGEAMGKLMTRVKGLIG; this is encoded by the coding sequence ATGATAGAGGAGGCAGCCAAACTGCTGGCCCGGTCAAGGTTTGCGATTGCTTTTACGGGTGCTGGAATAAGCGCCGAGAGCGGCGTTCCTACGTTCAGAGGATTTAACGGGCTGTGGAAGAAGCACCGACCCGAGGAGCTTGCGACGCCCGAAGCCTTCCGGAGGGACCCCCGCCTCGTCTGGGAGTTCTACAAGTGGCGCATGGACCTGATATGGAAGGCTAGGCCAAACAGGGCGCATTACGCGCTGGCAGAGCTTGAGGAGATGGGTATCTTGAAGGCCGTCATCACCCAGAACGTTGACGACCTCCACCGGGAGGCTGGAACGAGGAACCTCGTCGAGCTTCACGGCAACATCTTCAGGGTCAGGTGCACCTCGTGCGGTTACGGTGAGTACCTCAAGGAGAGCGGAAGGCTGGAGGAGTTTCTCCGGGAGAAGGACCTCCCCAAGTGTCCGGACTGCGGCTCCCTCCTGCGGCCGGACGTCGTGTGGTTTGGGGAACCCCTTCCGAGGAGCGCCCTCGACGAGGCCTTCAGGCTCGCCGAGAGGGCCGACCTCGTTCTGGTCATAGGTACCAGCGGCGTCGTCTATCCGGCCGCGTACGTTCCGCAGATAGTCAAGGAAACTGGCGGAAAGGTTATTGAAATCAACCCGGAGGAGAGCGGGATAACACCCATAGCCGACGTTTTCCTGCGCTGTCCTGCAGGAGAGGCCATGGGGAAGCTGATGACTAGGGTTAAGGGGCTGATAGGATGA
- a CDS encoding DUF3783 domain-containing protein: MSRKVLLVGFLPDEVERLREVLSVPVFEVPGYCRDWVVSEVVDKAEGLSGSSYWHLRKFVIMHDVGNETLKEVIRSVKSLNLGRVIFATTTETSLTWKLEDLLNELMAEDEYFKAARWAREEAEKRKGPFLDIGKG; encoded by the coding sequence ATGAGCAGAAAGGTTCTGCTGGTGGGATTCCTGCCCGATGAAGTCGAGAGACTGCGGGAGGTACTTTCGGTTCCGGTTTTTGAGGTTCCCGGGTACTGCAGGGACTGGGTCGTGAGCGAGGTGGTTGATAAGGCGGAGGGGCTGAGCGGCTCGAGCTACTGGCACCTCAGGAAGTTCGTGATAATGCACGACGTTGGCAACGAGACGCTGAAGGAGGTAATCCGCTCCGTCAAATCCCTCAACCTGGGCAGGGTTATCTTCGCCACGACCACCGAGACCTCGCTGACCTGGAAGCTTGAGGACCTGCTCAACGAGCTGATGGCCGAGGACGAGTACTTCAAGGCCGCGCGCTGGGCTCGTGAGGAGGCGGAAAAGAGGAAGGGCCCTTTCCTCGACATCGGGAAGGGTTAA
- a CDS encoding TIGR02253 family HAD-type hydrolase, producing MIKVVFFDLDDTLVDTSRLAEMARKNAIENMIRHGLPVDFDTAYHELLELINEYGSNFGRHFDYLLRRLDLPSNPKWIAAGVIAYHNTKFAYLKSVRGARRLLLELKKSGYKLGIITDGDPIKQWEKIIRLELDDYFDGVFISDYLGVKKPHPKIFEKALRKMGVEPGEALMVGDRLYSDIYGAKQVGMKTAWFKYGKYANRELEYLEYADFTVGSLEEILDIVRGLNLEEREERPDKEVHAD from the coding sequence ATGATAAAGGTCGTGTTCTTTGACCTGGACGACACGCTCGTGGACACGAGCAGGCTGGCGGAGATGGCGAGAAAGAACGCGATAGAGAACATGATACGGCACGGTCTCCCCGTTGACTTTGATACCGCCTACCACGAGCTCCTTGAGCTGATAAACGAGTACGGGAGCAACTTCGGCAGGCACTTCGACTACCTGCTCAGGCGCCTCGACCTGCCCAGCAACCCCAAATGGATAGCCGCCGGCGTCATAGCGTACCACAACACGAAGTTCGCCTACCTGAAGAGCGTCCGCGGTGCCAGGCGGCTCCTGCTTGAGCTGAAGAAGTCGGGCTATAAGCTCGGCATAATCACCGACGGCGACCCGATAAAGCAGTGGGAGAAGATAATCCGCCTTGAACTGGACGACTACTTCGACGGCGTCTTCATCTCCGACTACCTCGGCGTCAAGAAGCCCCACCCGAAGATATTCGAAAAAGCACTGCGCAAGATGGGGGTCGAGCCTGGAGAGGCGCTGATGGTGGGCGACAGGCTGTACTCCGACATCTACGGTGCCAAGCAGGTTGGCATGAAGACCGCCTGGTTCAAATACGGCAAGTACGCCAACAGGGAGCTCGAGTACCTCGAGTACGCTGACTTCACTGTGGGCTCTCTGGAGGAGATTCTGGATATAGTCAGGGGGTTGAACCTTGAGGAGAGGGAAGAGCGTCCAGATAAGGAAGTTCATGCTGATTGA